A single region of the Candidatus Nanopelagicales bacterium genome encodes:
- the cysC gene encoding adenylyl-sulfate kinase, whose amino-acid sequence MTALIVSETDSLQRAADMKSAVLRMVACGSVDDGKSTLIGRLLVETDSVPIDQLEYARTTRRGGSTIPVGEIDYSLLTDGLEAEREQGITIDVAYRHLNLPSGRRVIIADAPGHEQYTRNMSVAASNADLAVLLVDAARGLRPQTYRHLTVCALMGVTSVVVAINKMDLVGFEHATFEELSGGVRAAAARLGIDEVTAIPVSAVTGANVIDSDLETMPWYHGPTVMDALVAWEPTDRDTADPFRMPVQLISRAEGNFRGYSGTVVAGEVRPGQIIAVADSGQTATVDRIVTYDGDLAVATVGQTVTITLDREVDITRGDLLCAAGEGQAKPADRFAADLVWTGEEPLAHGRSYLLYIGPKVVPATVTSVRHRLDVVTGNHDAARLLNMNDIGRVELATDSPIPLDEYDLCRDTGGFLLVDRVTSDTVAAGLTRHAMRRAFNVTPHDYAVDREARQRLKGHSPRVVWMTGLSGSGKSTIADATVAMLHAQGVHTYVLDGDNVRTGLNRDLGFTPEDRAENVRRVAEVAKLMADAGLVVIVALVSPYRSDRRAAAEIFDAGEYLEVYVDTPLEVAQARDPKGLYRKAAAGQLPNMTGVGQDYEPPEHPDVHLNGQDAVAVSAEKLARAVLGE is encoded by the coding sequence ATGACCGCATTGATCGTTTCCGAGACCGACTCCCTGCAGCGCGCGGCGGACATGAAGTCCGCCGTGCTGCGCATGGTCGCCTGCGGCTCCGTCGACGACGGCAAGTCCACCCTGATCGGACGCCTGCTCGTCGAGACCGACTCCGTACCCATCGATCAGTTGGAGTACGCCCGGACCACCCGTCGGGGCGGATCCACCATCCCCGTCGGCGAGATCGACTACTCACTACTCACCGACGGGCTCGAGGCCGAGCGCGAACAGGGCATCACGATCGACGTCGCCTACCGGCACCTCAATCTGCCCAGCGGTCGCCGGGTCATCATCGCCGACGCCCCCGGTCACGAGCAGTACACCCGCAACATGTCCGTGGCCGCCTCCAACGCTGATCTGGCAGTCCTGCTCGTCGATGCCGCGCGCGGCCTGCGGCCCCAGACCTACCGCCATCTCACCGTATGCGCCCTGATGGGAGTCACCAGCGTGGTGGTCGCCATCAACAAGATGGACCTCGTGGGCTTCGAACACGCCACCTTCGAGGAGCTGTCCGGCGGGGTCCGGGCAGCAGCGGCTCGGCTCGGCATCGACGAGGTGACCGCCATCCCGGTCAGCGCTGTCACCGGCGCCAACGTGATCGACTCCGACCTCGAGACGATGCCCTGGTACCACGGACCCACGGTCATGGACGCCCTCGTGGCGTGGGAGCCCACCGATCGGGACACCGCTGATCCGTTCCGCATGCCGGTGCAGTTGATCAGCCGCGCCGAAGGCAACTTCCGCGGCTACTCCGGCACCGTCGTGGCCGGAGAGGTCCGGCCCGGCCAGATCATCGCGGTGGCCGACTCCGGACAGACCGCGACCGTCGACCGGATCGTCACCTACGACGGCGACCTGGCGGTGGCGACCGTCGGACAGACTGTCACCATCACGCTCGATCGCGAGGTCGACATCACCCGAGGCGATCTGCTGTGTGCTGCGGGCGAAGGCCAGGCCAAGCCCGCCGACCGTTTCGCCGCCGACCTTGTGTGGACCGGTGAAGAACCCCTTGCCCACGGCCGCTCCTACCTGCTGTACATCGGCCCCAAGGTTGTGCCCGCCACGGTCACATCTGTCCGTCACCGCCTCGACGTCGTGACCGGCAACCATGACGCTGCCCGGTTGCTCAACATGAACGACATCGGCCGTGTCGAGTTGGCCACCGACTCTCCGATCCCGCTGGACGAGTACGACCTGTGCCGCGACACAGGCGGGTTCCTGCTGGTCGACCGGGTCACCAGCGACACTGTCGCCGCCGGCCTGACCCGCCATGCGATGCGGCGTGCGTTCAACGTGACTCCGCACGACTACGCGGTCGACCGCGAAGCGCGCCAACGGCTCAAAGGCCACTCACCTCGCGTGGTGTGGATGACCGGTCTGTCCGGCTCGGGCAAGTCCACGATCGCCGACGCCACCGTCGCCATGCTGCACGCGCAGGGTGTCCACACCTACGTGCTCGACGGCGACAACGTGCGCACCGGTCTGAATCGCGATCTCGGTTTCACGCCGGAGGATCGCGCCGAGAACGTGCGCCGAGTGGCCGAGGTTGCGAAGTTGATGGCCGACGCCGGTCTGGTCGTGATCGTCGCGCTCGTGTCCCCGTACCGTTCGGACCGCCGCGCCGCTGCGGAGATCTTCGACGCGGGCGAGTACCTCGAGGTCTACGTCGACACCCCGCTCGAGGTCGCCCAGGCGCGGGACCCGAAGGGCCTGTACCGCAAGGCCGCCGCCGGCCAGTTGCCGAACATGACCGGTGTCGGGCAGGACTACGAGCCCCCTGAGCACCCCGACGTTCACCTGAACGGACAGGACGCAGTGGCAGTGTCCGCGGAGAAGCTCGCGCGGGCCGTCCTGGGCGAGTGA
- the cysD gene encoding sulfate adenylyltransferase subunit CysD: MSDTPRISQNSVLDVLEAEAIHVFRETAAAFRNPVLLYSIGKDSSVLLHLAVKAFAPAPIPMPVMHVDTTWKFREMIDFRNQRAEELNLDLRIATNDEAVAEGISPFTHGTHEYTRIMKTVALREGLDKYKFDAAIGGSRRDEERSRAKERIFSLREPGHRWDARKQRPEFWRTANTRLSEGQTMRAFPISNWTEMDVWHYIRRENIPIPELYFSKPRPVVERDGVLIMVDDERLPLREGEEPMIRNVRFRTLGCYPLTGAVESEAADLDTLITEMGQAKMSERAGRLIDGEGASSMEAKKAEGYF; encoded by the coding sequence GTGTCGGACACGCCACGGATCAGTCAGAACTCGGTACTGGACGTGCTGGAGGCCGAGGCCATCCACGTCTTCAGGGAGACGGCGGCGGCCTTCCGCAATCCCGTTCTGCTGTACTCGATCGGCAAGGACTCCTCAGTGCTGCTGCATCTGGCGGTCAAGGCCTTCGCGCCGGCTCCGATCCCGATGCCGGTCATGCATGTCGACACCACGTGGAAGTTCCGCGAAATGATCGACTTCCGCAACCAGCGGGCCGAGGAGCTCAACTTAGACCTGCGGATCGCAACGAACGACGAAGCCGTCGCAGAAGGCATCAGCCCCTTCACCCATGGCACTCACGAGTACACGCGCATCATGAAGACCGTCGCCCTGCGCGAAGGCCTCGACAAGTACAAGTTCGACGCCGCTATCGGCGGATCACGCCGCGACGAAGAACGCAGTCGCGCCAAGGAGCGCATCTTCAGCCTCCGCGAGCCCGGCCACCGGTGGGACGCCCGCAAGCAGCGCCCCGAGTTCTGGCGCACCGCCAACACCCGGCTCAGCGAGGGTCAGACCATGCGCGCCTTTCCTATCTCGAACTGGACCGAGATGGACGTGTGGCACTACATCCGCCGCGAGAACATCCCCATCCCCGAGCTCTACTTCAGCAAACCGCGACCGGTGGTGGAACGCGACGGCGTGCTGATCATGGTCGACGACGAGCGGTTACCGCTGCGTGAAGGCGAAGAACCCATGATCCGCAACGTGCGGTTCCGGACCTTGGGCTGCTACCCGCTCACGGGTGCCGTCGAATCCGAGGCCGCCGACCTCGACACCCTCATCACCGAGATGGGGCAGGCCAAGATGTCGGAGCGCGCCGGGCGCCTGATCGACGGCGAAGGAGCCTCGTCCATGGAGGCCAAAAAGGCGGAGGGCTACTTCTGA
- a CDS encoding DNA-formamidopyrimidine glycosylase family protein, whose amino-acid sequence MPEIPEIEGLLTYVTPRLSGSVITDVQVGAISAIKTADPPVSALRGCRVIGLQRFGKFLVLDLVDPDGSPLYLAIHLARAGWLAWSDSPSRQPVRMGRGPLAARLTFADDGGSVVGGFSLTEAGTQKRLAVYVVHDPAEVPGIARLGPDPLADTFTAQSLADILAAAGRRHLKTVLRDQSVLAGVGNAYSDEILHKARLSPAAGADSLTDEQRAALFAALESVLAQAVTSARELPPSELKDGKRSSMAVHGRTGQPCPVCGDTVREVASADSSFQYCPTCQTGGKPLADRRLSRLLK is encoded by the coding sequence ATGCCGGAGATCCCCGAGATCGAAGGCCTGCTCACCTACGTGACGCCCCGGCTGTCCGGATCCGTCATCACCGACGTCCAGGTCGGCGCCATCAGCGCGATCAAGACGGCCGACCCCCCAGTCAGTGCCCTGCGTGGTTGCCGGGTGATCGGTCTGCAACGATTCGGGAAGTTCCTGGTCCTCGACCTCGTGGATCCCGACGGCAGCCCGCTGTACCTGGCGATTCACCTCGCCCGCGCGGGGTGGCTCGCGTGGTCGGATTCCCCGTCGCGGCAGCCGGTGAGGATGGGTCGTGGCCCTCTTGCCGCCCGACTCACCTTCGCCGACGATGGCGGCTCGGTCGTGGGCGGATTCTCCCTGACCGAGGCTGGGACCCAGAAACGGCTTGCCGTGTATGTGGTGCACGACCCGGCAGAGGTACCCGGGATCGCCCGCCTTGGCCCCGACCCTCTCGCCGACACCTTCACTGCCCAGAGCCTGGCCGACATCTTGGCCGCTGCGGGCAGGAGGCACCTGAAGACCGTCCTGCGGGATCAGTCCGTCCTCGCCGGGGTGGGTAACGCCTACTCCGACGAGATCTTGCACAAGGCCCGGCTCAGTCCGGCTGCCGGCGCCGATTCGCTGACTGACGAACAACGCGCAGCACTGTTCGCGGCACTTGAGTCGGTCCTCGCCCAAGCAGTCACCTCGGCCCGAGAGTTGCCTCCCTCCGAGTTGAAGGACGGCAAGCGCTCCAGCATGGCCGTTCACGGTCGGACGGGGCAGCCGTGCCCGGTCTGTGGCGACACCGTTCGTGAGGTCGCCAGCGCGGACTCGTCGTTCCAGTACTGCCCCACGTGCCAGACCGGGGGCAAGCCGTTGGCCGACCGCCGACTGTCCCGACTCCTGAAGTAG
- a CDS encoding acetyl-CoA hydrolase/transferase C-terminal domain-containing protein yields the protein MKQITTERLPSVLARLKEDPRVVVSGNFATPTHLLKAVDKGLPEYKLHMLNAHGHLPHRSGVKHETTFVGPGMRKTPGLLYVPCRLSLVPILFHRRLPPDLILIHTTPPENGHVSLGLEVNILPAAIEAVRKRGGLVIAQVNKHMPYTYGDAQVDVDDIDYFLEVDEPLNVNPPGKLGDTARLIGDRIAQRVPNGATLQLGIGGVPDAVLAGLTGHDGLKIWSEMFSDGVLALARKGCLSESQPLIASFLFGSQELYDWVDHNQRVRMMRTEVTNDPGRIAKQTIMTSVNGALQVDLSAQANASRINGRIYSGFGGSTDFIVGALHSRGGHAYIALPSWHPKANISTIVPRIQEPVTSFQHSAVVTEVGMARVFGNTEAEQTRQIIEHCAHESAREGLWESAKEMGRA from the coding sequence ATGAAGCAGATCACGACAGAACGACTTCCCTCGGTCTTGGCCCGGCTCAAAGAAGACCCCCGAGTCGTGGTGTCGGGCAACTTCGCGACTCCGACACACCTGCTGAAGGCGGTGGACAAGGGTCTGCCCGAGTACAAGCTCCACATGCTCAACGCCCACGGCCATCTGCCCCATCGTTCAGGCGTCAAGCACGAGACCACCTTCGTCGGGCCGGGCATGCGCAAGACCCCCGGGCTGCTCTACGTCCCCTGCCGCCTGAGTCTGGTCCCGATCCTGTTCCACCGACGGCTGCCCCCCGACTTGATCCTGATCCACACGACGCCACCGGAGAACGGCCATGTGAGCCTGGGTCTCGAGGTCAATATCCTGCCCGCCGCCATCGAAGCGGTCCGCAAACGGGGCGGACTGGTCATCGCGCAGGTCAACAAGCACATGCCCTACACGTACGGAGACGCCCAAGTCGACGTCGACGACATCGACTACTTCCTCGAAGTCGACGAGCCCCTCAACGTCAACCCACCGGGCAAGTTGGGCGACACCGCACGACTCATCGGCGACCGCATCGCGCAGCGGGTGCCCAACGGGGCCACCTTGCAGTTGGGGATCGGCGGCGTACCCGACGCCGTACTCGCCGGACTGACCGGTCACGACGGGCTGAAGATCTGGAGCGAGATGTTCAGCGACGGTGTTCTCGCCCTCGCCCGCAAGGGTTGTCTGAGCGAATCCCAGCCGCTGATCGCCTCATTCCTCTTCGGCAGCCAGGAGTTGTACGACTGGGTCGACCACAACCAGCGCGTCCGCATGATGCGCACCGAGGTCACCAACGATCCCGGCCGGATCGCCAAGCAGACCATCATGACCTCGGTCAACGGGGCGCTTCAGGTGGATCTGTCCGCGCAGGCCAACGCCTCGCGGATCAATGGGCGCATCTACTCGGGCTTCGGCGGTTCCACCGACTTCATCGTCGGTGCCCTGCACTCGCGCGGAGGTCATGCCTACATCGCATTGCCGTCGTGGCACCCCAAGGCCAACATCTCGACGATCGTGCCGCGGATCCAGGAGCCGGTGACCTCGTTCCAGCACTCGGCCGTCGTGACCGAAGTGGGTATGGCCCGCGTGTTCGGCAACACCGAAGCCGAGCAGACCCGCCAGATCATCGAACACTGTGCCCACGAGTCGGCTCGCGAGGGCCTCTGGGAGTCCGCGAAGGAGATGGGCCGGGCCTGA
- a CDS encoding response regulator, translated as MTQILVVDDEPTVRSLVRDVLELEGHVVIEAADGPSALEAVNDQQPDLIVLDIMMPGMSGLDVLRTLRQTRSANDLPIILLTAAADDDTTWAGWTAGASVFLPKPFDPNHLLDWVDRLIPGSEESGGSESDPSATEIMKEFGGLGGND; from the coding sequence ATGACCCAGATTCTCGTTGTGGACGACGAGCCCACGGTGCGCTCACTCGTCCGCGACGTCCTGGAGCTCGAGGGTCACGTTGTCATCGAAGCCGCAGACGGGCCCTCGGCACTCGAAGCCGTGAACGACCAGCAACCCGACCTCATCGTGCTCGACATCATGATGCCGGGCATGTCCGGACTGGATGTGCTGCGGACTTTGCGCCAGACCCGTTCGGCTAATGACCTGCCCATCATCTTGTTGACAGCGGCCGCCGACGACGACACCACATGGGCGGGGTGGACCGCCGGGGCATCGGTGTTCCTGCCCAAGCCTTTCGACCCCAACCACCTGCTCGACTGGGTGGACCGCCTCATCCCGGGATCCGAGGAGTCGGGGGGGTCGGAATCGGACCCCTCGGCAACTGAGATCATGAAGGAGTTCGGCGGATTGGGTGGTAACGACTGA